From Primulina huaijiensis isolate GDHJ02 chromosome 15, ASM1229523v2, whole genome shotgun sequence, one genomic window encodes:
- the LOC140960478 gene encoding alanine--glyoxylate aminotransferase 2 homolog 3, mitochondrial-like, whose amino-acid sequence MIQRILPRAFSGKPSSFLRTATASQSTLAQPLQKDDTILPKMPPFDYTPPPYTGPSAEEILSKRQRYLSPAVFHFYKNPINLVEGKMQYLFDDKGRRYLDAFGGIATVCVGHCHPQVVDAIVNQTNRLQHSTILYLNPAIADFAEALASKFSGDLKVVYFTNSGTEANELALLMARLYTGCHDVISIRNGYHGNAAGTMGATAQSSYKFNVVQSGVHHAQNPDQYRGIFGSDGLKYARDVEDIVTYGTSGHVGAFISEAIQGVGGIMELAPGYLPAVYDTIRKAGGLCIADEVQSGFGRTGSHFWGFEAHGVMPDIVTMAKGIGNGIPLGAVVTTPEIAKVLSYRSYFNTFGGNPVCTAAGLAVLRVIENENLQKNSFVVGSHLKQRLTSLKEKFDIIGDVRGRGLMLGVELVKDRQLKTPAKVEILHIMEQMKEMGVVIGKGGFFGNVFRITPPLCFTKADADFLVDVMDYSLSKL is encoded by the exons ATGATTCAAAGGATCCTCCCAAGGGCGTTTTCGGGAAAACCCTCGTCCTTCCTTCGCACCGCAACTGCTTCACAATCGACTCTAGCTCAACCGCTTCAGAAAGATGACACCATTCTTCCGAAAATGCCCCCGTTCGACTACACCCCCCCTCCTTACACTGGCCCCTCCGCGGAAGAAATACTCAGCAAACGCCAAAGATATCTCAGCCCCGCTGTTTTTCATTTCTACAAAAATCCT ATCAATTTGGTCGAAGGAAAAATGCAATATTTATTTGACGACAAGGGGCGGAGGTATTTGGATGCATTTGGGGGGATCGCCACCGTTTGTGTTGGGCATTGCCACCCGCAAGTGGTGGATGCTATAGTAAATCAGACAAATCGTTTGCAGCATTCCACCATTTTGTACTTGAATCCTGCTATTGCAGATTTTGCTGAGGCACTCGCGTCTAAGTTCAGCGGCGATCTCAAG GTTGTTTACTTCACAAATTCTGGCACTGAGGCGAATGAGCTTGCTTTGCTGATGGCCCGTTTGTACACTGGTTGTCATGATGTCATATCAATAAGGAACGGGTATCATGGCAATGCGGCTGGGACAATGGGAGCCACTGCTCAAAGTAGTTATAAGTTCAACGTTGTCCAG AGTGGAGTCCACCATGCACAGAACCCGGACCAGTACCGAGGCATATTTGGCTCTGATGGACTGAAATATGCAAGAGATGTTGAAGATATTGTTACTTATGGAACATCTGGCCATGTTGGTGCATTTATTTCTGAAGCCATTCAG GGCGTGGGTGGAATCATGGAGTTGGCTCCTGGATATTTGCCTGCTGTTTATGACACCATCAGAAAGGCAGGGGGACTTTGCATAGCCGATGAAGTGCAATCGGGTTTTGGTCGAACTGGCAGCCATTTTTGGGGGTTTGAAGCTCATGGGGTCATGCCTGATATTGTAACCATGGCCAAG GGCATTGGGAATGGGATTCCTTTGGGGGCAGTGGTCACGACTCCGGAAATTGCAAAAGTGTTGAGCTACCGAAGTTATTTCAACACCTTTGGAGGCAATCCTGTATGTACTGCTGCTGGTCTTGCCGTTCTTAGAGTAATAGAAAACGAGAACCTTCAGAAGAATTCCTTTGTAGTCGGATCACATCTGAAGCAACGTCTCACTTCCCTGAAAGAGAAATTTGACA TTATTGGAGATGTTAGGGGAAGAGGTTTGATGCTTGGAGTCGAACTCGTGAAGGATCGCCAACTGAAAACTCCTGCCAAGGTTGAGATTCTCCACATAATGGAACAGATGAAAG AGATGGGAGTAGTGATAGGAAAAGGGGGCTTCTTCGGCAATGTGTTCAGGATCACTCCGCCTCTCTGCTTCACCAAGGCAGACGCTG ATTTTCTTGTGGATGTAATGGACTATAGTTTGTCGAAATTGTGA
- the LOC140959852 gene encoding pentatricopeptide repeat-containing protein At2g30100, chloroplastic — protein MSSVSGITAIGDLGLTFCSSSSRRISLATLKPSKLKFRSFARLSSSDNAASLFTRRNKLQDVGILKSVQLDMFVTSDGEEEMSEGFFEAIEELERMVREPSDVLEELNDKLSARELQLVLLYFSQEGRDSWCALEVFEWLKKENKVDKETLELMVSIMCTWVKKLIEGKNKVEDVVDLLVDMDCVGLKTNFSMTEKVISLYWEAGEKEGTVLFVKEVLRRGISSFPDGESEVNKGGPAGYLAWKMMEEGKYVDAAKFVIHLRESGLKPEVYSYLIAMTAVVKELNEFAKALRKLKGYTKTGLIAQLNSEHVSLIEKYQEDLLAYGLLLSNWVIEEGGPSFLGMVHERLLAMYVCAGRGGEAEQQLWEMKLIGKEADADIYDIVLAICASQKEAGSVSRLLTRMEVGSSSRRKKTLSWLLRGYIKGGHFKNAADTVMKMLDQSLYPEFLDRAAVLQGLSRGIQQPGNVDTYLTLCKRLSDANLIGPCLVYIHMRRYKLWIVKML, from the exons atgtcgTCTGTTAGTGGGATTACTGCCATCGGCGACTTGGGTCTCACTTTTTGTTCCTCGTCGAGTCGTCGTATTTCTCTTGCCACCCTGAAGCCCAGCAAGCTCAAATTTCGATCTTTTGCCAGACTTTCGAGCTCCGACAACGCTGCTTCTTTATTCACGAGAAGAAACAAGCTTCAAGATGTCGGAATCTTGAAGTCGGTTCAATTGGACATGTTTGTCACAAGCGATGGCGAGGAGGAAATGAGTGAAGGGTTTTTCGAAGCAATCGAGGAACTGGAGCGAATGGTTCGGGAACCATCGGATGTTCTTGAGGAATTGAACGATAAATTGTCGGCCCGTGAGTTGCAGCTAGTCTTGTTGTACTTTTCTCAGGAGGGGAGGGATTCTTGGTGTGCGTTGGAGGTGTTTGAGTGGCTGAAAAAGGAGAATAAAGTCGACAAGGAGACGCTGGAGTTGATGGTATCAATCATGTGTACTTGGGTGAAGAAGTTGATAGAGGGGAAGAACAAGGTCGAAGATGTGGTTGATCTCTTGGTAGATATGGATTGCGTTGGCTTGAAGACCAATTTTAGTATGACCGAGAAGGTTATTTCATTGTATTGGGAAGCTGGGGAGAAGGAAGGCACAGTTTTGTTTGTTAAAGAGGTGTTGAGAAGAGGGATTTCCTCCTTTCCTGATGGAGAATCCGAGGTGAATAAGGGCGGCCCGGCAGGATACCTTGCATGGAAGATGATG GAGGAGGGTAAATATGTGGATGCTGCCAAATTCGTGATTCACCTTAGAGAATCTGGTTTGAAGCCAGAGGTATATAGTTATTTGATAGCAATGACAGCTGTGGTCAAAGAGCTTAACGAATTTGCTAAAGCTTTACGCAAGCTAAAGGGCTACACCAAGACTGGTCTGATCGCTCAACTAAATTCGGAACATGTTAGCCTCATTGAGAAGTATCAAGAAGATCTGTTGGCTTATGGGCTCCTTTTATCTAATTGGGTTATTGAAGAGGGAGGCCCCTCGTTTCTTGGAATGGTACATGAGAGACTTCTGGCTATGTATGTCTGTGCTGGGCGTGGAGGTGAGGCAGAGCAACAGTTATGGGAAATGAAGCTCATCGGTAAGGAGGCTGATGCTGATATTTATGACATTGTGTTGGCTATTTGTGCTTCGCAAAAAGAGGCTGGTTCTGTAAGTCGGTTGCTTACTCGTATGGAGGTTGGCAGTTCTTCGAGGAGAAAAAAAACGTTATCTTGGTTGTTGAGAGGTTACATTAAAGGTGGTCATTTCAAGAATGCTGCTGATACGGTTATGAAAATGCTCGACCAAAGTTTGTATCCAGAATTCTTGGACAGAGCAGCTGTGCTTCAGGGATTAAGCAGAGGGATTCAACAGCCAGGAAATGTTGATACTTACCTTACACTTTGTAAGCGTCTATCGGATGCTAATCTGATCGGCCCATGTCTCGTATATATTCACATGCGAAGATATAAGCTCTGGATTGTAAAAATGCTTTAA
- the LOC140960194 gene encoding uncharacterized protein, whose translation MDISLSTAMGCIYKDPNAPVEVRVKDLLSRMTLPEKLGQMTQIERSVASPYAIKDLSIGSILSVGGSGPFENARSLDWAEMSNNFQKLALESRLGIPLLYGTDAVHGNNNVYGATIFPHNIGLGATRDADLARRIGAATAIEVRASGVHYTFAPCVAVCRDPRWGRSYESYGEDTQIVKNMTSIITGLQGEPPHGHPIGYPFMAGRKNVVACAKHFVGDGGTKNGINEGDTIVSYDELERIHMAPYLDCISQGVCTIMASYSSWNGEKLHSNHFLLTRILKEKLGFKGFVISDSEGLDRLSSPHGSNYRQSILSAVSAGVDMVMVPYRFQLFLEDLMHLVNSGEIPIARINDAVERILRVKFVSGLFEHSMSDGSLLDSVNCESHKVIAREAVRKSLVLLKNGKDLKKPFLPLDRNAKRILVVGKHADDLGYQCGGWTATWEGKSGRITTGTTILDAIKNAVGPETEVIYEQNPSASTLIGRDYSFAIVVVGEGPYVESGGDSKDLRIHFNGAELISLVSEAIPTLIILISGRPLALEPRILEKMTALVAAWLPGSEATGIADVIFGDHEFQGRLPVTWFKNVAQIPSNAEDESYDPLFPVGFGLTSKNEVLMC comes from the exons ATGGATATCAGCTTATCTACTGCCATGGGCTGCATTTACAAGGACCCTAATGCTCCAGTTGAAGTTAGAGTCAAAGACCTTCTCTCTCGGATGACTCTCCCTGAAAAACTTGGCCAAATGACGCAGATCGAACGAAGTGTAGCCTCCCCTTATGCCATCAAAGACCTCTCTATAG GTAGCATACTGAGTGTTGGTGGAAGTGGACCATTCGAGAATGCTAGATCTTTAGATTGGGCAGAAATGTCAAATAATTTCCAGAAGTTGGCATTGGAATCTCGGCTCGGGATTCCTCTGTTGTATGGGACTGATGCTGTTCATGGTAATAACAATGTGTATGGTGCAACCATTTTTCCTCACAACATAGGCCTTGGAGCCACCAG AGATGCTGATTTGGCTCGGAGGATTGGGGCTGCTACAGCAATTGAAGTAAGGGCAAGTGGGGTTCACTATACTTTTGCTCCATGTGTTGCT GTGTGTAGGGATCCTAGATGGGGACGATCCTATGAAAGTTACGGTGAAGACACTCAAATTGTTAAAAACATGACCTCGATCATCACGGGTTTGCAAGGAGAACCACCCCATGGACATCCTATTGGTTACCCATTTATGGCTGGGAG AAAAAATGTTGTCGCATGTGCAAAGCATTTTGTTGGAGATGGCGGCACCAAGAATGGTATAAACGAGGGAGATACCATAGTATCATATGATGAACTAGAGAGGATCCACATGGCTCCTTACCTTGATTGTATTTCTCAGGGAGTATGTACTATCATGGCATCCTACTCTAGCTGGAACGGAGAAAAATTACATAGTAACCATTTTCTTCTTACTCGGATCTTGAAAGAGAAGCTTGGATTTAAG GGGTTTGTCATTTCTGACTCTGAAGGGCTGGACCGGCTTTCAAGTCCTCATGGATCCAACTACAGGCAGAGCATTCTGTCAGCAGTCAGTGCAGGAGTTGATATG GTGATGGTGCCTTATCGATTTCAATTATTTCTGGAAGATTTGATGCATCTGGTGAATTCAGGTGAGATCCCAATTGCTAGAATCAATGATGCGGTTGAAAGAATTCTGAGAGTAAAGTTCGTTTCTGGCCTCTTTGAACATTCCATGAGTGATGGATCTTTGCTCGATTCAGTTAATTGTGAG TCACACAAGGTAATAGCACGTGAAGCGGTTCGAAAGTCATTAGTTCTGTTAAAGAATGGAAAGGATCTGAAGAAACCATTTCTTCCACTGGACCGAAATGCTAAACGAATTCTTGTAGTTGGAAAGCATGCCGATGATCTGGGATATCAATGTGGGGGATGGACTGCAACATGGGAGGGGAAAAGCGGTAGAATTACGACTG GGACTACCATTTTGGATGCTATAAAAAACGCTGTTGGGCCTGAAACAGAAGTGATATACGAACAAAATCCATCCGCATCCACCTTAATTGGTAGGGATTACTCTTTCGCGATTGTGGTTGTGGGCGAAGGTCCATACGTGGAATCTGGTGGCGACAGTAAAGATCTCAGAATTCATTTCAATGGTGCCGAGCTAATAAGTCTTGTTTCTGAAGCCATTCCCACGTTAATAATCTTGATATCCGGTAGGCCTTTGGCTTTAGAACCTCGGATTTTGGAGAAGATGACTGCCCTTGTTGCTGCATGGTTACCGGGAAGTGAAGCAACCGGGATTGCTGATGTTATCTTTGGAGATCATGAGTTCCAAGGACGACTCCCGGTCACCTGGTTTAAAAATGTCGCACAAATTCCTAGTAACGCCGAAGATGAGTCATATGATCCTCTGTTTCCTGTTGGTTTCGGTTTAACAAGCAAAAATGAAGTTCTCATGTGTTAG